One segment of Anatilimnocola aggregata DNA contains the following:
- a CDS encoding HlyD family efflux transporter periplasmic adaptor subunit, which yields MSQLQVRMRPDLILEQSAPGEAWVVQDPLSLRYFHLRDEECALLRMLDGRLTLEELRQRFEVMFAPLQLTAAQLQAFLHRLHELGLLIVDAHGQGAVVARRYAAFRRKTLLLSLANPLAIRLPGVPAAAWVDWLYRRCRFLLTPTVLALCSLFVLGAAALIVVQWPEFWNRLPAAEAFFALDQGIWFLVALIAVKCLHELGHALALTHFGGKVHAVGVTLLLFSPALYCDVSDAWRLHPTWKRVVVSAAGMLVELVLAAAAVFLWRFSEPGLVHALSLRVLFICTVSTLLFNANPLIRGDGYYILSDLVKIPNLGQESRSALSQLAGELLLGWPKSDDQLSSPWRTIPLALYGALSLLYGWFLIGAILWFFTAMLRPHGLSSVAIALAAVVIGGATLPPLVSAGRMFLRRSRRPRVQRGRVTLSALVMLAIGLAIGLLPLPFHVSAPMWLEPAQPHNVYVTVPGIMSHQIAPGTRVKRGESLAVLKNPQLEDQLTDLAAEAARHQLRLAQLRLLIGNDPSVGPLIPAEEKTLEDVRQRLKQAAEEAERLTLRAQRDGAVIEPASTPSTPEEGGLTRLPAWSGSPLEPRNLGCLLEAGTLVCQIAEPEVVEASALIDQRDLPWVRKGQRVRLWVEQGPVHFCSGTIVDLARTDAKDLPPSLLAALRVPDAAPASANPNRAAMEELSGGRILYQARIELDAAPSAPLRVGMLGRVRIAADWQTLGSRLWRTLQQTFSSG from the coding sequence ATGAGCCAACTGCAGGTTCGCATGCGGCCCGATTTGATTCTGGAACAATCCGCCCCCGGCGAAGCTTGGGTTGTGCAGGATCCTCTTAGCCTGCGCTATTTCCATTTGCGCGATGAGGAGTGTGCTCTCCTGCGGATGTTGGATGGGCGACTCACGCTCGAAGAATTGCGGCAACGATTCGAAGTGATGTTCGCCCCTTTGCAACTCACCGCAGCGCAACTGCAAGCATTCCTGCATCGCCTGCACGAACTGGGTCTGCTAATTGTCGATGCACACGGCCAAGGTGCAGTTGTCGCCAGGCGATATGCTGCCTTTCGCCGCAAGACACTCCTCCTCAGCCTGGCCAATCCGCTGGCGATTCGCTTGCCCGGTGTCCCTGCTGCCGCCTGGGTGGATTGGCTGTATCGCCGTTGTCGATTCCTTCTCACACCGACTGTGCTCGCACTGTGCAGCCTCTTCGTATTGGGAGCTGCTGCTCTGATCGTTGTGCAGTGGCCTGAGTTTTGGAATCGCTTGCCTGCAGCCGAAGCTTTTTTTGCACTCGACCAGGGAATCTGGTTTCTCGTTGCTCTGATCGCAGTGAAATGCCTGCACGAACTAGGGCACGCCTTGGCGCTAACGCATTTCGGCGGCAAAGTGCATGCTGTGGGAGTCACCTTGCTCTTGTTTTCTCCCGCGCTCTATTGCGACGTCTCCGACGCGTGGCGTCTCCATCCAACGTGGAAGCGAGTGGTCGTCTCTGCTGCTGGCATGTTGGTCGAACTTGTCTTGGCGGCAGCTGCGGTCTTCTTATGGCGCTTCAGCGAACCGGGACTTGTGCATGCTCTATCGCTGCGAGTCCTCTTCATCTGCACTGTGAGCACCTTGCTCTTCAATGCCAATCCACTGATTCGAGGCGACGGCTACTACATCCTTTCCGACCTCGTCAAAATCCCCAACCTTGGCCAGGAATCGCGCTCCGCACTATCGCAACTTGCTGGCGAGTTGCTTCTCGGCTGGCCGAAGTCTGACGATCAACTGTCGTCGCCTTGGCGAACCATTCCGCTGGCGTTATACGGAGCACTTTCCCTGCTGTACGGCTGGTTCCTGATCGGCGCGATACTCTGGTTTTTCACAGCCATGCTACGACCGCATGGACTCTCCTCCGTGGCGATTGCACTGGCTGCGGTCGTGATTGGCGGGGCAACGTTGCCCCCCTTGGTCTCAGCCGGACGAATGTTTCTGCGGCGGTCGCGCCGCCCGCGAGTGCAACGGGGCCGAGTGACGCTCAGCGCGCTCGTGATGCTCGCCATTGGCCTGGCAATTGGCTTGCTCCCCCTTCCGTTTCATGTCAGTGCGCCCATGTGGCTCGAGCCTGCCCAGCCGCACAATGTCTATGTGACGGTTCCGGGAATCATGAGCCACCAGATTGCTCCCGGCACGAGGGTCAAACGGGGCGAGTCGCTGGCCGTACTCAAGAATCCACAACTAGAGGATCAACTCACCGACCTCGCAGCTGAGGCGGCCCGTCATCAACTGCGACTTGCCCAGTTGCGACTGTTAATTGGCAACGATCCCAGCGTTGGTCCTTTAATCCCTGCTGAAGAAAAAACATTGGAAGACGTCCGCCAGCGACTCAAGCAGGCCGCAGAGGAAGCCGAACGGCTGACGCTGCGCGCTCAACGGGATGGTGCCGTCATCGAACCGGCGAGTACTCCGTCAACTCCAGAAGAAGGTGGTTTAACTCGTTTGCCAGCCTGGAGCGGTTCACCCTTAGAGCCCCGCAATCTCGGTTGCCTGCTCGAAGCGGGCACGCTCGTCTGTCAAATTGCCGAACCAGAAGTGGTCGAGGCCAGCGCCTTGATCGATCAGCGCGACCTTCCCTGGGTGCGCAAAGGGCAACGAGTCCGCTTGTGGGTTGAGCAAGGTCCGGTGCACTTCTGTTCGGGAACAATCGTCGACCTCGCTCGCACCGACGCCAAAGATTTGCCACCAAGCTTGCTCGCGGCGCTGCGAGTGCCCGATGCGGCCCCTGCGTCTGCCAACCCCAATCGTGCCGCCATGGAAGAATTGAGCGGCGGACGGATTTTGTACCAGGCCCGCATCGAACTCGACGCAGCCCCTTCCGCCCCCTTGCGGGTCGGCATGCTGGGGCGAGTGAGGATCGCCGCCGATTGGCAAACTCTGGGATCTCGCCTCTGGCGTACTTTGCAGCAGACGTTCTCCAGCGGCTAA